A window of the Paraburkholderia aromaticivorans genome harbors these coding sequences:
- a CDS encoding tyrosine-type recombinase/integrase, with amino-acid sequence MTLIAPHITAFLQQRLPVERRASVNTCDSYAYAFKLLFTYASRRLKVSPSQLHLEQLDPDLIVGFLNYLETERHNGPSSRNTRLAAIKSFMHFMEYRAPTALEHIRRVLAVPSKRADSRLVKHLTIEEMQCILDAPVPNRRDGIRDRAMLHVCFAAGLRVSELVGLRLDNVQLGPHPSVLVHGKGRRERCLPLWRETTSALRAWMAVRGQAPFPELFLNARGEPMSRAGFEYILRKHARGAASRCPSLNNRRVSPHLLRHTVSEQ; translated from the coding sequence ATGACCCTAATCGCACCTCATATCACGGCGTTTCTTCAGCAACGCCTTCCCGTCGAACGTCGCGCCAGTGTCAACACCTGTGACTCCTACGCCTACGCATTCAAGTTGCTCTTCACATATGCCAGCCGTCGTTTGAAGGTCTCGCCATCGCAGTTGCATCTCGAGCAGCTTGATCCTGATTTGATCGTCGGGTTTCTGAACTATCTGGAGACGGAGCGGCACAATGGACCGAGTTCCCGAAACACACGCCTTGCGGCCATCAAGTCATTCATGCACTTCATGGAATATCGTGCCCCGACAGCGCTGGAGCATATCCGGCGCGTTCTGGCGGTTCCGTCAAAGAGAGCGGATTCACGTCTCGTCAAGCACCTCACCATTGAAGAGATGCAGTGTATCCTTGACGCCCCTGTTCCTAACCGACGTGACGGAATTCGCGATCGTGCCATGCTGCATGTATGTTTCGCTGCGGGATTGCGCGTCTCGGAACTCGTCGGACTTCGGCTTGACAACGTACAACTTGGACCACATCCGAGCGTTCTTGTTCACGGAAAGGGACGGCGGGAGCGTTGCCTACCGCTCTGGAGAGAAACGACGTCAGCCTTACGCGCGTGGATGGCAGTCAGAGGCCAGGCACCGTTTCCTGAACTGTTCCTGAACGCACGTGGCGAGCCCATGTCCCGCGCTGGTTTCGAGTACATCCTGCGCAAACATGCCCGGGGAGCTGCCAGCCGTTGTCCGTCCTTGAACAACCGGCGCGTCTCTCCGCATTTGTTGAGGCACACTGTAAGCGAGCAATAA
- a CDS encoding tyrosine-type recombinase/integrase, whose translation MLSEAVESYLTIRRACGFALISDGNLLRTFAAFADGRSERYVCAATAIEWAGLTESVFQRARRLGVVIRFARHARAEDQRHEVPLPVFGREKPPRPVPYILSRAEVQRLVEEASQSGYRSLRRRTYSTLFALLACTGLRVSEAIHLRFDDITQDGLVIRCSKFRRSRIVPLHDTARAGLASYLEMRCPYAPFDDHVFISLRRKPLRIEDVESAFRTVAIRIGLPREPGLPQPTPHSLRHTFAVRALESCPDGRDRISKHMLALSTYLGHSSISATYWYLDSTPSLMRDIAERCETLVTGVLS comes from the coding sequence ATGTTATCTGAAGCTGTGGAGTCGTATTTGACGATACGTCGTGCTTGCGGATTCGCGCTCATATCTGATGGGAATCTTCTGCGAACCTTCGCTGCCTTCGCGGACGGGCGCAGCGAGCGCTACGTTTGCGCGGCCACCGCCATCGAATGGGCCGGATTGACAGAATCGGTCTTTCAGCGCGCCCGCAGGCTTGGCGTAGTTATTCGCTTCGCCCGGCATGCGCGTGCCGAGGACCAGCGCCACGAAGTGCCACTACCAGTGTTTGGCAGAGAGAAACCGCCGCGCCCGGTTCCCTACATTCTTTCCAGAGCCGAGGTCCAGCGTCTCGTGGAGGAAGCGTCCCAGTCAGGGTATCGCTCGTTGCGGCGACGAACGTACAGCACGCTATTCGCGCTGCTCGCCTGCACGGGACTTCGAGTGTCGGAAGCCATTCATCTGCGCTTTGATGACATCACACAGGACGGGTTGGTTATTCGATGCTCCAAGTTCCGCAGGAGCCGCATCGTGCCACTGCACGATACGGCTCGAGCGGGCCTGGCAAGCTATCTCGAGATGCGGTGTCCCTATGCCCCGTTTGACGATCACGTCTTCATCTCTCTGCGCAGAAAGCCCCTGCGTATTGAGGACGTCGAGAGCGCATTCCGAACTGTGGCCATCAGAATTGGTTTGCCGCGCGAACCAGGGCTGCCGCAACCGACGCCACACTCCTTGCGACATACGTTTGCAGTGAGAGCACTGGAGAGCTGTCCGGACGGTCGTGATCGCATCTCGAAGCACATGCTGGCGCTTTCAACTTATCTTGGACATAGCTCGATATCCGCGACCTACTGGTATCTGGATTCAACGCCATCGCTGATGCGGGACATCGCAGAGCGTTGTGAGACCCTCGTAACTGGAGTGCTGTCATGA
- a CDS encoding tyrosine-type recombinase/integrase: protein MTWPPSRRKSVNIDRLRHTCALRILEATQDLRKVSLWLGHAHMQTTEIYTRADPSVKLEALEAVTPPTLRSGRFRATDALIASLTPSTVMQRRRHQT, encoded by the coding sequence ATGACCTGGCCCCCGTCCCGACGAAAGAGCGTGAACATTGATCGCTTACGGCACACTTGCGCGCTTAGGATCCTGGAGGCAACCCAAGATCTGCGCAAGGTTTCTCTTTGGCTTGGACACGCGCATATGCAAACGACGGAGATATATACCCGGGCCGACCCCTCCGTGAAACTGGAGGCGCTTGAGGCAGTCACCCCCCCGACGCTGCGATCGGGACGTTTTAGAGCGACCGATGCACTGATTGCCTCGTTGACGCCATCGACCGTTATGCAGAGAAGAAGGCATCAAACCTGA
- a CDS encoding Mu transposase domain-containing protein, protein MENFLRGHVGAFTHWGGLGKVILYDNLKSAVLERQGDAIRFNPRLLAFAGHYRFEPRPVAVYRGNEKGRVERAIRHIREAFFAARAFRDLDDLNAQAEHWCRTQAADRPCPEDRTMTVREAFAMEKPLLLALPENPYPVEEQLEVKVGKQPYVRFDLNDYTIQHTHVRRTLSVRADLQQVRIFDGAQLVASHPRSYDRDAQIELPEHIRELKERKRQASQHRGVNSLTKAVPASQLLLTRAAERGANLGGLTNGLLRLLDRYGAAELQAAVEEALAIDVPHTNAVRLALERRRAARGEPPPVAMSLPEHVRCKDTPVQPHRLDSYDQLTTDNDDHEHEDH, encoded by the coding sequence ATGGAGAACTTCCTTCGCGGGCATGTCGGCGCGTTCACCCATTGGGGTGGGCTCGGGAAGGTCATCCTGTACGACAACCTTAAAAGTGCTGTGCTTGAGCGTCAGGGTGACGCGATTCGCTTCAACCCGAGGCTGCTCGCATTTGCCGGGCATTACCGGTTCGAGCCGCGTCCGGTGGCGGTATACCGCGGTAACGAAAAAGGACGAGTCGAGCGGGCCATTCGCCATATACGCGAAGCGTTCTTCGCGGCGCGCGCCTTCAGGGATCTCGATGATCTGAATGCCCAGGCCGAGCACTGGTGCCGCACCCAGGCGGCCGACCGGCCATGTCCGGAGGATCGGACCATGACGGTACGCGAGGCCTTCGCGATGGAGAAGCCGTTACTGCTTGCGCTGCCAGAAAACCCTTACCCCGTCGAGGAGCAGCTCGAGGTGAAGGTCGGCAAGCAGCCGTACGTGCGCTTCGACCTGAACGATTATACGATCCAGCACACGCATGTGCGACGCACGCTAAGCGTACGCGCCGACCTGCAGCAGGTGCGCATCTTCGATGGCGCCCAGCTCGTTGCCAGTCACCCCCGCAGCTATGACCGTGATGCGCAGATCGAACTGCCCGAGCACATCCGTGAGCTCAAGGAACGCAAACGCCAGGCGAGCCAGCATCGCGGCGTCAACAGCCTGACGAAGGCCGTGCCGGCCAGCCAGTTGCTGCTCACGCGCGCGGCTGAGCGCGGCGCAAATCTCGGTGGGCTCACGAACGGGTTGCTGCGCCTGCTCGACCGGTACGGCGCAGCCGAGCTGCAGGCCGCGGTCGAGGAGGCGCTCGCGATAGACGTACCGCACACAAACGCCGTCCGTCTGGCGCTGGAGCGCCGGCGTGCCGCGCGCGGTGAGCCGCCTCCGGTCGCGATGAGTCTGCCCGAGCACGTGCGGTGCAAGGACACGCCGGTGCAGCCGCATCGGCTCGACAGCTACGATCAACTGACAACGGACAATGATGACCATGAACACGAAGACCACTGA
- a CDS encoding ATP-binding protein, translated as MNTKTTDILLTRARALRLNGLAGHWPEVASAEWVAPLIQWEEDERTHRSLQRRIRAAKLGDFKALGDFDWQWPKRIDRVAVSELMSLEFVREATNAVFIGPNGVGKSTLAQNVAHQALIQGHTVLFKAAGEMLGELAALDGFVRMGMSSHAADATMDF; from the coding sequence ATGAACACGAAGACCACTGACATCCTGCTCACGCGCGCGCGGGCATTACGCCTGAACGGCCTGGCCGGGCACTGGCCCGAGGTGGCCAGCGCTGAATGGGTCGCGCCGCTTATCCAGTGGGAAGAAGACGAGCGCACCCACCGATCCCTGCAGCGGCGCATCCGCGCCGCGAAGCTGGGTGACTTCAAGGCGTTGGGCGACTTCGACTGGCAATGGCCCAAACGCATCGATCGCGTGGCCGTCAGTGAACTGATGTCGCTGGAGTTCGTCAGGGAGGCAACTAACGCCGTGTTCATTGGCCCAAACGGAGTGGGCAAATCGACGCTTGCGCAGAACGTGGCCCATCAGGCGCTCATTCAGGGTCATACGGTGCTGTTCAAGGCCGCAGGGGAAATGCTCGGCGAACTTGCCGCGCTCGATGGCTTTGTTCGGATGGGTATGAGTTCCCATGCTGCGGACGCAACTATGGATTTTTGA
- a CDS encoding site-specific integrase, which produces MLATYFVSPQRLQELREGRGGALLECFSQVLNECGYAEITARRHIRAAEHLLYWAEVKRLPYDTPNEAILRRFDEHLMRCRCPGYGHTHRLDLLNGVRLFLEHLQQVGVINTSTVEPVTRPPALFTSFCDWMRAQRGTADITLYNYGLVVRALLAKLGEDSGKFDAQSVRQFVLSQTRDRGWAVAKRCTTALHMFFRFLIAEGKCDSRLAAAIPVVAHWRLSALPRYLQPEEVERVIASCSPTSPSGKRDRAILLLLARLGLRAGDILVLRVDDIDWKGAWISVCGKGRRLTKLPLTQEVGRAIVDYLKEERPPAETDILFLRSRAPLRAFASHAAISVIVEQAMRRAGVTCPSRGAAHVLRHSVATSMLRHGASLQDIAAVLRHRSIETTQIYAKVDIAMLQEIAQPWPEVQPCYLKLWSRI; this is translated from the coding sequence ATGTTGGCAACATACTTTGTTTCCCCACAGCGATTGCAAGAGCTCCGAGAAGGGCGCGGTGGTGCTCTACTGGAGTGCTTCTCGCAGGTTCTAAATGAGTGTGGCTACGCCGAGATCACTGCCCGCCGACATATCAGAGCGGCGGAACATCTCCTCTATTGGGCCGAAGTCAAACGTCTGCCCTACGACACACCAAATGAGGCTATTTTGCGGCGGTTCGACGAGCATCTGATGCGATGCCGATGTCCGGGCTACGGACATACGCATCGACTTGATTTGCTCAATGGTGTTCGGTTGTTCCTTGAGCATCTGCAGCAGGTTGGCGTGATCAACACCTCGACCGTTGAGCCCGTGACGCGGCCTCCTGCCTTGTTCACCTCTTTTTGTGACTGGATGCGCGCACAACGGGGAACCGCCGATATCACTCTGTATAACTACGGTTTGGTAGTCCGGGCCTTGCTCGCAAAGCTAGGGGAGGATTCTGGCAAATTTGACGCCCAGAGCGTACGACAGTTTGTGCTGAGCCAAACCCGAGATCGAGGGTGGGCCGTGGCGAAGAGGTGTACAACAGCCCTTCACATGTTCTTTCGCTTCCTGATCGCCGAAGGCAAATGCGACAGTCGGCTCGCTGCTGCTATTCCCGTAGTTGCTCATTGGCGCCTTTCCGCTCTGCCCCGGTATCTGCAACCGGAAGAAGTGGAACGGGTGATCGCGTCATGCAGCCCGACTTCGCCGTCAGGCAAACGGGATCGCGCGATTTTGCTTTTACTCGCCCGTTTGGGACTGCGGGCTGGCGACATCCTGGTACTGCGCGTCGATGACATTGACTGGAAAGGCGCGTGGATTTCTGTTTGCGGCAAGGGGCGACGTCTGACGAAGCTGCCCCTGACTCAAGAGGTTGGGCGTGCAATTGTCGACTACCTGAAGGAAGAGAGACCTCCCGCAGAAACTGACATATTGTTTCTCCGTTCCCGAGCTCCGCTTCGTGCGTTTGCTTCTCATGCCGCAATTTCGGTCATCGTCGAGCAGGCTATGCGTCGGGCCGGCGTTACTTGCCCGAGCCGCGGTGCCGCCCATGTGCTTCGTCATTCAGTAGCCACGTCAATGTTGCGACACGGCGCCTCTCTGCAGGACATCGCAGCAGTGCTCCGGCACCGTTCCATCGAGACCACGCAAATCTACGCCAAGGTGGATATCGCTATGCTGCAGGAGATTGCCCAACCCTGGCCGGAGGTACAGCCATGTTATCTGAAGCTGTGGAGTCGTATTTGA
- a CDS encoding IS5 family transposase encodes MPYKARLKQGEARKRKKPGYRVTNARAYNQSLRKRGMISLYVPDGDLKAQFINAKVRTPGVSGREPTYTSAYIELVYTFYRLFGWGMRQITGYMEDYWATRGLDIPVPSSGQLCDRFAALKVSVTQRCEQLARRLARGEAVSMIVDSTGLSFGRASEWYEQKYGRKATQTPWRKMHLSIDEAMNIHAISITTTEVSDSEGMDALLRADLPFDRVIADGAYYSIERTEALSNAGVTPVIPPPAHAVVHGNDQTRWHDQIVKYIDENGIYAFHKKYGYGVRALVEAQISRIKRCIGATLLTQKIASQESEGVIIANIINLWNSFGRPVSVKNP; translated from the coding sequence ATGCCATACAAAGCCAGGCTGAAACAGGGTGAAGCGCGCAAGCGCAAGAAGCCCGGGTACCGGGTGACGAACGCTCGTGCGTACAACCAGAGTCTGAGAAAGCGCGGCATGATCAGCCTGTATGTTCCCGATGGCGATCTGAAGGCGCAGTTCATTAACGCGAAAGTCCGTACACCGGGCGTGTCGGGGCGCGAGCCGACCTACACCAGCGCGTACATCGAGCTGGTCTATACGTTCTACCGGCTGTTCGGCTGGGGCATGCGGCAGATCACCGGCTACATGGAGGATTACTGGGCGACCCGGGGGCTGGACATTCCGGTGCCCAGTTCCGGCCAGCTGTGCGACCGGTTCGCCGCGCTCAAGGTGAGTGTCACGCAGCGCTGCGAGCAACTGGCCAGACGGCTCGCGCGCGGCGAAGCAGTGAGCATGATCGTCGACAGCACGGGGCTGAGCTTCGGGCGTGCGAGTGAGTGGTACGAACAGAAGTACGGCAGGAAGGCGACGCAAACGCCGTGGCGCAAGATGCATCTGTCGATCGACGAGGCGATGAACATTCACGCGATCAGCATTACCACCACAGAAGTATCGGACAGCGAAGGAATGGACGCGCTCCTGCGCGCGGATCTGCCATTCGACAGGGTGATTGCGGACGGCGCGTACTACAGCATCGAGCGCACCGAAGCGCTCTCAAACGCGGGCGTGACGCCCGTCATTCCACCGCCGGCTCACGCCGTCGTGCATGGCAACGATCAGACCCGCTGGCATGACCAGATCGTCAAATACATCGATGAGAATGGTATCTATGCGTTCCACAAGAAATATGGCTACGGCGTACGCGCGCTGGTCGAGGCGCAGATCTCACGCATCAAGCGATGCATTGGGGCCACCCTCCTGACGCAGAAGATCGCGTCGCAGGAGAGCGAAGGCGTGATCATCGCCAACATCATTAACCTGTGGAATTCATTTGGGAGGCCCGTTTCCGTCAAAAATCCATAG
- the tnpA gene encoding IS66-like element accessory protein TnpA translates to MSQIPDLPKLEPVGVSDDGQRHYYDARSKQALIQACLQPGASLASLALKAGVNANLLRKWVRKHQAKCESGSAMPQTAEERAAFVPVVALGCAEAVACEPHETSMPAHAIQSSRLVAELPNGVVLTLECASHDGTLVTAMVETLGRSHVPLRR, encoded by the coding sequence ATGAGTCAGATTCCCGATCTCCCGAAGCTTGAACCCGTTGGTGTGAGTGATGATGGCCAACGGCACTACTATGATGCGCGGTCCAAGCAGGCGCTGATCCAGGCCTGCCTGCAACCGGGGGCATCCCTGGCGAGCCTGGCGCTGAAGGCCGGGGTGAACGCCAATCTGTTGCGCAAGTGGGTCCGCAAACACCAGGCGAAGTGTGAGAGTGGTTCCGCTATGCCGCAGACGGCAGAAGAACGGGCTGCGTTTGTCCCGGTGGTTGCGCTCGGCTGCGCTGAAGCCGTAGCCTGTGAACCGCACGAGACATCCATGCCCGCGCATGCGATCCAGAGCTCACGGCTGGTTGCCGAGCTGCCCAATGGTGTCGTGCTGACGCTGGAATGTGCTAGCCATGACGGGACGCTGGTGACAGCGATGGTGGAAACGCTGGGGCGCAGCCATGTTCCGCTTCGACGCTGA
- the tnpC gene encoding IS66 family transposase, which yields MTRERFSITVEEFNALIAARDERDALRDERDELRGELRVAKAERDLVKEQLQVMLRRLFGAKSEKRDPRQGDLFLNEAEMLAPTAATLPAQEDSPDIEVASHKRKKRGRKPLDPALPRVVIRYEIPEAERFCAQDGTELVEIGVEVSEQLDIIPQKIQVIRHERAKYACLKCDRGLKVAPLPLRIIPRGLFTEAALAWIILSKFMDGLPLYRIAALLHRFGGDISRNTLAASVIRVGQAIQPVINLMRDVLLDSDLVHGDETTVQVLKEPGKAAQTKSAMWVQMNGVGPPVRLFSYAPGHHAKHGAELWAGMREGAALMSDGGDVYDLIAKTNGLTHLGCWSHSRRYFFEAAELLPKEARGVHQPAMQFLDLIGKLYAAESRTHEMTALRRAVMRRRYSRVVLEKIKALLDQHLKKTLPSGKLGQALGYLSNQWPKLCRYVENGVWPICNNACENSIRPFVLGRKNWLFSDTVAGAKASANLYSLIETCRANDIDAYQYLIDLFKALPYATNADGYEALLPWKLGKHARSTVVA from the coding sequence ATGACCCGCGAACGCTTCTCGATCACCGTCGAAGAATTCAATGCGCTCATTGCCGCGCGCGATGAACGTGACGCGTTGCGTGACGAACGCGATGAACTGCGCGGCGAGCTGCGTGTGGCGAAGGCCGAGCGCGATCTCGTGAAGGAGCAACTCCAGGTCATGCTGCGCCGGCTGTTCGGCGCGAAGAGCGAGAAGCGCGATCCCCGGCAAGGTGACCTGTTCCTGAACGAAGCGGAAATGCTGGCGCCGACGGCGGCTACGTTGCCGGCACAGGAAGACAGCCCCGACATCGAGGTCGCTTCTCACAAACGCAAGAAGCGCGGCCGCAAACCGCTGGACCCGGCGTTGCCGCGTGTGGTGATCCGCTACGAGATACCGGAGGCCGAGCGGTTCTGCGCGCAGGACGGTACCGAACTGGTCGAGATCGGCGTCGAGGTCAGCGAGCAGCTCGATATCATTCCGCAAAAGATCCAGGTAATCCGTCACGAACGGGCCAAGTATGCGTGCCTTAAATGCGACCGGGGTCTGAAGGTCGCACCGCTACCGCTTCGCATTATTCCCCGTGGCCTGTTCACTGAAGCGGCGCTGGCATGGATCATCCTCTCCAAGTTCATGGATGGGCTGCCGCTGTACCGGATCGCGGCGCTACTGCACCGCTTCGGCGGCGACATCTCGCGTAATACGCTGGCCGCCAGTGTGATCCGGGTCGGCCAGGCGATCCAGCCGGTGATCAACCTGATGCGTGATGTGCTGCTCGACAGCGATCTCGTGCACGGCGATGAGACCACGGTGCAGGTACTCAAGGAGCCTGGCAAGGCGGCGCAGACCAAAAGCGCCATGTGGGTCCAGATGAACGGCGTTGGACCGCCCGTGCGGCTGTTCAGCTACGCGCCCGGTCACCATGCGAAACATGGCGCAGAGCTGTGGGCGGGTATGCGCGAGGGCGCGGCGTTGATGAGCGATGGCGGCGATGTGTACGACCTCATCGCGAAAACAAATGGACTGACACATTTGGGGTGCTGGAGCCATTCGCGCCGCTATTTCTTCGAGGCCGCCGAACTGCTGCCCAAAGAGGCACGAGGCGTTCACCAGCCTGCCATGCAGTTTCTCGATCTGATCGGCAAGCTCTATGCGGCGGAGTCACGCACGCATGAGATGACTGCGCTGCGGCGTGCCGTGATGCGCCGACGCTATAGCCGTGTGGTGCTCGAAAAGATCAAGGCACTGCTGGACCAGCATCTGAAAAAGACATTGCCTTCGGGCAAGCTTGGACAGGCTCTGGGCTATCTCAGCAACCAATGGCCCAAGCTGTGCCGCTACGTTGAAAACGGCGTCTGGCCGATATGCAACAACGCATGTGAAAATTCGATCAGGCCATTTGTTCTCGGAAGAAAAAACTGGCTCTTCAGCGACACGGTAGCCGGCGCGAAGGCGAGCGCGAACCTCTATTCGCTCATCGAAACGTGCCGGGCTAACGACATTGACGCGTATCAATACCTGATCGATCTGTTCAAAGCGTTGCCCTACGCCACGAACGCCGACGGCTACGAAGCCCTGCTGCCGTGGAAACTCGGCAAACACGCTCGCAGTACTGTGGTCGCATAG
- the tnpB gene encoding IS66 family insertion sequence element accessory protein TnpB (TnpB, as the term is used for proteins encoded by IS66 family insertion elements, is considered an accessory protein, since TnpC, encoded by a neighboring gene, is a DDE family transposase.) gives MFRFDADVKVYVHRDAIDFRKSIAGLSTIVEQALGLDPFARAIYVFRNRRADRLKLLLWERNGFWLMLRRLEADRFVWPRGEAVLELNVEQLHWLLEGIDLQAMRGHPVRRYEHV, from the coding sequence ATGTTCCGCTTCGACGCTGACGTGAAGGTGTATGTGCATCGCGACGCCATCGATTTCCGCAAGAGCATCGCCGGCCTGTCGACGATCGTGGAGCAGGCGCTGGGACTCGATCCGTTCGCGCGAGCGATTTACGTCTTTCGGAACCGGCGGGCTGATCGTCTCAAACTGCTGCTGTGGGAGCGCAACGGATTCTGGTTGATGCTGCGCCGTCTGGAAGCTGACCGGTTCGTGTGGCCGCGTGGCGAAGCAGTGCTTGAGCTGAACGTCGAGCAATTGCACTGGCTGCTGGAAGGCATCGATCTGCAGGCGATGCGCGGGCATCCAGTCCGACGCTACGAGCATGTGTGA